From Caballeronia insecticola, a single genomic window includes:
- a CDS encoding SDR family oxidoreductase yields the protein MNAVRLKVFITGASSGIGLALAEHYVTRGAVVGLVARRADSLAAFAARHPHAPISIYPVDVRDTDALADAARRFIAEHGAADIVIANAGMSRGVLTGHGDLPTFRAVMDVNYLGMVATFEPFVASMTAARHGTLVGIASVAGVRGLPGSGAYSASKAAAAKYLEALRVEMRPLGVSVVTIAPGYVRSEMTAHNPYPMPFLMDAERFAAKAASAIDRKVRYATFPWQMRIAGMLLHALPRWLYDALFERAPRKPRAAE from the coding sequence ATGAACGCAGTTCGCCTGAAGGTCTTCATCACCGGCGCATCGAGCGGCATCGGTCTCGCGCTGGCCGAACATTATGTGACGCGCGGGGCCGTGGTCGGCCTCGTCGCCCGCCGCGCCGATTCTCTCGCCGCCTTCGCGGCCCGCCATCCGCACGCTCCCATTTCGATCTATCCCGTCGATGTCCGCGACACCGACGCGCTCGCCGACGCCGCGCGCCGTTTCATCGCGGAGCATGGCGCGGCGGATATCGTCATCGCGAACGCGGGCATGAGCCGCGGCGTGCTGACCGGCCACGGCGATCTCCCCACCTTCCGCGCCGTGATGGACGTCAATTATCTCGGCATGGTCGCGACTTTCGAGCCCTTCGTCGCATCGATGACGGCCGCGCGGCATGGCACGCTCGTCGGTATCGCGAGCGTCGCGGGCGTGCGCGGGTTGCCGGGATCGGGCGCGTACAGCGCGTCGAAGGCGGCGGCGGCGAAATATCTGGAGGCGCTGCGCGTCGAGATGCGGCCGCTCGGCGTATCCGTCGTCACGATCGCGCCGGGCTACGTGCGCTCGGAGATGACCGCGCACAACCCGTATCCGATGCCCTTCCTGATGGACGCCGAGCGCTTCGCCGCGAAGGCCGCGAGCGCGATCGACCGCAAGGTGCGCTACGCGACGTTTCCGTGGCAGATGCGCATCGCGGGCATGCTGCTGCATGCGTTGCCGCGCTGGCTCTACGACGCGCTTTTCGAGCGCGCGCCGCGCAAGCCGCGCGCCGCCGAGTGA
- a CDS encoding thiol:disulfide interchange protein DsbA/DsbL produces the protein MKKLFSAFALSLGIAAATLSVAGTAAAQPAAGKDYTVLQAAQPVSAPAGKVEVIEFFWYGCPHCNEFEPYIEAWEKKQGPDVVFKRVPVAFRDDFIPHSKMYHALDALGVAEKVTPAVFNEIHVKKNYLLTPQAQADFLATQGVDKKKYMDAYNSFSTQSAVQRDAKLLQDYKIDGVPTVIVQGKYVTGPAMTNSLSGTTQVMDFLVQQVRDKKL, from the coding sequence ATGAAAAAACTGTTTAGCGCGTTTGCTCTTTCCCTCGGCATCGCTGCCGCCACGTTGAGCGTCGCGGGCACGGCCGCAGCCCAGCCCGCCGCGGGCAAGGATTACACGGTGCTGCAGGCGGCGCAGCCGGTCAGCGCGCCTGCGGGCAAGGTCGAAGTCATCGAATTCTTCTGGTACGGCTGCCCGCACTGCAACGAGTTCGAGCCGTACATCGAGGCGTGGGAGAAGAAGCAAGGCCCGGACGTCGTGTTCAAACGCGTGCCGGTGGCGTTCCGCGACGACTTCATCCCGCATTCGAAGATGTATCACGCGCTCGACGCGCTCGGCGTTGCTGAAAAGGTCACGCCGGCCGTGTTCAACGAAATCCACGTGAAGAAGAACTATCTGCTCACGCCTCAGGCGCAGGCCGACTTCCTCGCCACGCAAGGCGTCGACAAGAAGAAGTACATGGACGCGTATAACTCCTTCTCGACGCAAAGCGCCGTGCAGCGCGACGCCAAGTTGCTGCAGGACTACAAGATCGACGGCGTGCCGACGGTCATCGTGCAAGGCAAATACGTAACCGGCCCGGCGATGACCAACAGCCTGTCCGGCACCACGCAGGTGATGGACTTCCTGGTCCAGCAAGTCCGCGACAAGAAGCTCTGA
- a CDS encoding SPOR domain-containing protein — translation MAKPSRTPRQSKQSKQTGGTFLGIVLGLIVGLAIAVIVALYITRAPTPFVAKVAPPASEANSAPAATQPYDPNRPLQGKTPGQPVPQAAQPTPPNTAPGQTNNQTQSSGILDEPQIVEVPPSGATSAPKSASTTATKKPENASAPTAPGVSSNAAATPPKGASAPATAKNTPPAPGDVNTGYFLQVGAYKTQADAEQQRARLGFQGFESKVTQRDAGGVTYYRVRIGPFAKFEDMNTARQRLSDAGVDTAVIRFSKQ, via the coding sequence ATGGCAAAACCAAGCCGCACGCCCAGGCAGTCCAAGCAGTCGAAACAAACCGGGGGAACCTTTCTCGGCATCGTGCTCGGGTTGATCGTTGGCCTCGCGATCGCCGTGATCGTCGCGCTGTACATCACGCGTGCGCCTACGCCGTTCGTGGCGAAGGTCGCGCCGCCGGCATCGGAGGCGAACTCCGCGCCCGCCGCCACGCAGCCGTACGACCCGAATCGTCCGCTGCAGGGCAAGACGCCGGGTCAGCCGGTGCCGCAAGCCGCGCAGCCTACGCCGCCGAACACCGCGCCGGGCCAGACCAACAACCAGACGCAGTCGTCGGGCATCCTCGACGAGCCGCAGATCGTCGAAGTGCCGCCGTCGGGCGCCACGTCCGCGCCGAAGTCGGCCAGCACGACGGCCACGAAGAAGCCCGAAAACGCGAGCGCGCCGACCGCACCCGGCGTGTCGAGCAACGCTGCCGCCACGCCGCCGAAGGGCGCCTCGGCGCCCGCCACGGCGAAGAACACGCCGCCCGCACCGGGTGACGTGAACACCGGCTACTTCCTGCAAGTGGGCGCGTACAAGACGCAGGCCGACGCCGAGCAACAGCGCGCGCGTCTCGGCTTCCAGGGCTTCGAATCGAAGGTCACGCAGCGCGATGCGGGTGGCGTGACGTACTATCGCGTGCGCATCGGTCCGTTCGCGAAGTTCGAGGACATGAACACCGCGCGTCAGCGTCTGTCCGATGCGGGCGTCGATACCGCCGTGATCCGTTTCTCCAAGCAATAA
- the argS gene encoding arginine--tRNA ligase has protein sequence MLPAHKHTLETLLTDAVKQVALATQGASEAAFIAPTIVLERPKVAAHGDVASNVAMQLAKPLRANPRQLAQQIVDALLGHPQAAGLVEGAEVAGPGFINLRLAATAKQAVIPAVLGSGAAYGRSTRDAGRHVLVEFVSANPTGPLHVGHGRQAALGDALSNLLETQGYEVHREFYYNDAGVQINNLATSTQLRARGLKPGDAEWPEAAYNGEYIADIARDYMAGATVAAKDGEPVKGAGDVDDLEAIRHFAVAYLRHEQDMDLTAFGVRFDQFYLESSLYKEGRVEKTVASLVDAGKTYEQDGALWLRTTDDGDDKDRVMKKSDGTFTYFVPDVAYHVAKWERGFTKVINIQGSDHHGTIARVRAGLQGLGVGIPKGYPDYVLHKMVTVMRDGQEVKISKRAGSYVTVRDLIEWSGGLMPGHETAPDQIDPDTIRRGRDAVRFFLISRKADTEFVFDIDLALKQNDENPVYYVQYAHARICTILNDWKERYGGDLAQAAQADLSPLSSDRAMALLNKLAEYPEMLEHAANELAPHAVAFYLRDLAGEFHSFYNAERVLVDEEKERTARIALLAATRQVLENGLATIGVSAPQKM, from the coding sequence ATGCTGCCCGCACACAAACACACTCTCGAAACGCTTCTCACCGACGCGGTCAAGCAGGTCGCGCTCGCCACGCAGGGCGCCAGCGAAGCGGCGTTCATCGCCCCGACGATCGTACTCGAACGCCCGAAGGTCGCGGCCCACGGCGACGTGGCGTCGAATGTCGCGATGCAGCTCGCCAAGCCGCTGCGCGCCAATCCGCGCCAGCTCGCTCAGCAAATCGTCGATGCGCTGCTCGGTCATCCGCAGGCGGCAGGTCTCGTCGAAGGCGCGGAAGTCGCGGGCCCGGGCTTCATCAATCTGCGTCTTGCAGCGACGGCGAAGCAAGCCGTGATCCCGGCCGTGCTCGGCAGCGGCGCCGCTTACGGACGCTCCACGCGCGACGCCGGCAGGCACGTGCTCGTCGAGTTCGTCTCGGCGAATCCGACCGGCCCGCTGCACGTCGGCCACGGCCGCCAGGCCGCGCTCGGCGACGCGCTTTCCAACCTGCTCGAAACGCAGGGCTACGAGGTGCATCGCGAGTTCTATTACAACGACGCGGGCGTGCAGATCAACAATCTCGCCACGTCCACTCAATTGCGCGCGCGCGGCCTCAAGCCGGGCGACGCCGAATGGCCCGAGGCGGCCTACAACGGCGAGTACATCGCGGACATTGCGCGCGACTACATGGCGGGCGCAACGGTCGCGGCGAAGGACGGCGAGCCGGTGAAGGGCGCAGGCGACGTCGACGATCTCGAAGCCATCCGCCATTTCGCCGTCGCGTATCTGCGTCACGAGCAGGACATGGATCTCACCGCGTTCGGCGTGCGCTTCGACCAGTTCTATCTGGAGTCGTCGCTGTACAAGGAAGGCCGCGTCGAGAAAACGGTCGCGTCGCTCGTCGATGCAGGCAAGACGTACGAGCAGGACGGCGCGCTGTGGCTGCGCACCACCGACGACGGCGACGACAAAGACCGCGTGATGAAAAAATCCGACGGCACGTTCACGTACTTCGTGCCGGACGTCGCGTATCACGTGGCCAAGTGGGAACGCGGTTTTACCAAGGTCATCAATATTCAGGGCTCGGACCATCACGGCACGATCGCGCGCGTGCGCGCCGGGTTGCAAGGGCTCGGCGTCGGCATTCCGAAGGGCTATCCCGACTACGTGCTGCACAAGATGGTGACCGTCATGCGCGACGGTCAGGAAGTGAAAATTTCCAAGCGCGCGGGCAGCTACGTGACGGTGCGCGACCTGATCGAATGGTCGGGCGGCCTGATGCCGGGCCACGAGACCGCGCCCGATCAGATCGATCCGGACACCATCCGCCGCGGCCGCGACGCCGTGCGCTTCTTCCTGATCTCGCGCAAGGCCGACACCGAATTCGTGTTCGATATCGATCTCGCGCTCAAGCAGAACGACGAAAACCCGGTCTACTACGTGCAATACGCGCACGCGCGCATCTGCACGATTCTGAATGACTGGAAGGAGCGTTACGGCGGCGATCTCGCGCAGGCCGCGCAGGCCGATCTCTCGCCGCTTTCGAGCGACCGCGCCATGGCGCTGCTCAACAAGCTCGCCGAGTATCCGGAAATGCTCGAACACGCCGCGAACGAACTCGCGCCGCACGCTGTTGCGTTTTATCTGCGCGATCTCGCTGGCGAATTTCACTCGTTCTACAATGCGGAGCGCGTGCTCGTGGACGAAGAAAAGGAACGCACCGCACGCATCGCGCTGCTCGCGGCGACGCGCCAGGTCCTCGAAAACGGTCTCGCAACAATCGGTGTATCCGCTCCCCAAAAGATGTGA
- a CDS encoding DUF1840 domain-containing protein, producing the protein MLITFKTSAAPDVMMLENLAEYLLGIIGKPLGERGVITHDELPSAIQKLEAAVVVDKKERAEHDGHFHEGEEGHEPHEIPIGLAQRAYPFLDMLRLAQKANTDILWGV; encoded by the coding sequence ATGCTGATCACATTTAAAACCAGCGCTGCACCGGACGTCATGATGCTGGAAAACCTTGCGGAATACTTGCTCGGCATCATCGGCAAGCCGCTCGGCGAACGGGGCGTCATCACGCACGATGAATTGCCTTCGGCAATCCAGAAACTCGAAGCCGCGGTCGTCGTCGATAAAAAAGAACGCGCCGAGCACGACGGCCACTTCCACGAAGGCGAGGAAGGGCACGAGCCGCACGAAATTCCTATCGGCCTCGCACAGCGCGCCTATCCGTTCCTCGACATGCTGCGCCTCGCGCAGAAGGCGAACACGGATATTTTGTGGGGCGTCTGA
- the metH gene encoding methionine synthase: MTDHTMRLSGLEPFNVTDGSLFINVGERTNVTGSKAFARMILNGQFDEALAVARQQVENGAQVIDINMDEAMLDSKAAMVRFLNLIASEPDIARVPIMIDSSKWEVIEAGLKCVQGKAIVNSISLKEGEDAFRHHANLIRRYGAASVVMAFDEQGQADTFKRKTEICKRSYDILVNEVGFAPEDIIFDPNIFAIATGIEEHNNYAVDFIEATRWIKRNLPHAKVSGGVSNVSFSFRGNDPVREAIHTVFLYHAIQAGMDMGIVNAGMLGVYADLDADLRERVEDVVLNRRDDGTDRLLEVADRFKTGAAKKEENLEWRNQPVEARLSHALVHGITNFIVEDTEEVRAKIEKAGGRPINVIEGPLMDGMNIVGDLFGAGKMFLPQVVKSARVMKQAVAHLIPFIEEEKKRLADAGADVRPKGKIVIATVKGDVHDIGKNIVSVVLQCNNFEVVNMGVMVPCATILQKAKEEGADIIGLSGLITPSLEEMAYVASEMQRDDYFRGKQTPLLIGGATTSRVHTAVKIAPHYEGPVVYVPDASRSVSVASSLLSDEGAAKYLDDLKSDYDRIRHQHANKKAQPMVSYAEARANKTKIDWSTYTPKKPTFIGRRVFRNYDLADLANYIDWGPFFQTWDLAGPYPAILNDDIVGESARRVFSDGKSMLSRLIQGRWLTANGVVMLLPANTVNDDDIEIYTDETRSQVALTWRNLRQQSVRPVVDGVMRPNRSLADFIAPKDSGVKDYIGLFAVTAGLGVDKKEQQFEADHDDYSAIMLKALADRFAEAFAEALHARVRRELWGYAASETLDNEALIAEKYAGIRPAPGYPACPDHLVKRDMFEVLQAEEIGMSVTESLAMLPAASVSGFFIAHPESTYFSVGKIGDDQLASYAERMAISTADAERALAPQR, from the coding sequence ATGACCGATCACACGATGCGTCTCTCCGGCCTCGAGCCGTTCAACGTCACCGACGGCTCGCTCTTCATCAACGTCGGCGAACGCACCAACGTGACCGGCTCGAAGGCGTTCGCGCGCATGATCCTGAACGGCCAGTTCGACGAAGCGCTGGCAGTCGCGCGCCAGCAGGTCGAGAACGGCGCGCAGGTCATCGACATCAACATGGACGAAGCCATGCTCGATTCGAAAGCCGCCATGGTGCGCTTTCTGAATCTGATCGCGTCGGAGCCGGATATCGCGCGCGTGCCGATCATGATCGACTCGTCGAAGTGGGAAGTGATCGAAGCGGGCCTCAAGTGCGTGCAGGGCAAGGCAATCGTCAATTCGATCTCGCTCAAGGAAGGCGAGGACGCGTTCCGGCATCACGCGAACCTGATCCGCCGTTACGGCGCGGCATCGGTCGTGATGGCGTTCGACGAGCAAGGCCAGGCGGACACGTTCAAACGCAAGACCGAAATCTGCAAGCGCTCCTACGACATCCTCGTGAACGAAGTGGGCTTCGCGCCCGAGGACATCATCTTCGACCCGAACATCTTCGCAATCGCGACGGGCATCGAGGAGCACAACAACTACGCGGTCGATTTCATCGAGGCGACGCGCTGGATCAAACGAAATCTGCCGCACGCGAAGGTGAGCGGCGGCGTGTCGAACGTGTCGTTCTCGTTCCGCGGCAACGATCCGGTGCGCGAAGCGATTCACACGGTGTTCCTTTACCACGCGATTCAGGCGGGCATGGACATGGGCATCGTCAACGCGGGCATGCTCGGCGTGTATGCCGATCTCGACGCCGACTTGCGCGAGCGCGTGGAAGACGTCGTGCTCAATCGCCGTGACGACGGCACCGATCGTCTGCTCGAAGTCGCCGACCGCTTTAAGACCGGCGCCGCGAAAAAGGAAGAAAACCTCGAATGGCGCAACCAGCCGGTCGAGGCGCGGCTGTCGCATGCGCTCGTGCACGGCATCACGAACTTCATCGTCGAAGATACCGAGGAAGTGCGCGCGAAGATCGAGAAGGCGGGCGGGCGGCCGATCAACGTGATCGAAGGGCCGCTCATGGACGGCATGAATATCGTCGGCGACCTGTTCGGCGCGGGCAAGATGTTCCTGCCGCAAGTCGTGAAATCGGCGCGCGTGATGAAGCAGGCGGTCGCTCATCTGATTCCGTTCATCGAAGAAGAGAAAAAGCGCCTCGCCGATGCAGGCGCGGACGTGCGGCCGAAGGGCAAGATCGTCATCGCGACCGTGAAGGGCGACGTGCACGATATCGGCAAGAACATCGTGTCGGTCGTGCTCCAGTGCAATAACTTCGAAGTGGTCAACATGGGCGTGATGGTGCCCTGCGCGACCATCCTGCAAAAGGCGAAGGAAGAAGGCGCGGACATCATCGGGCTGTCGGGCCTCATCACGCCGAGTCTCGAAGAGATGGCCTACGTCGCGTCCGAAATGCAGCGCGACGACTACTTCCGCGGCAAGCAAACGCCGCTTCTGATCGGCGGCGCGACCACCTCGCGCGTGCATACGGCCGTGAAGATCGCGCCGCATTACGAAGGGCCGGTCGTGTACGTGCCGGATGCATCGCGTTCGGTATCGGTGGCGTCGAGCCTGTTGTCGGACGAAGGCGCGGCGAAGTATCTCGACGACCTCAAGAGCGATTACGACCGCATCCGCCATCAGCACGCCAACAAGAAAGCGCAGCCGATGGTCAGCTACGCCGAGGCCCGCGCCAACAAAACGAAGATCGACTGGAGCACGTACACGCCCAAGAAGCCGACCTTCATCGGCCGGCGCGTGTTCAGGAACTACGATCTCGCGGATCTCGCGAACTACATCGACTGGGGTCCGTTCTTCCAGACGTGGGATCTCGCGGGTCCCTATCCGGCGATTCTCAATGACGACATCGTCGGCGAATCGGCGCGGCGCGTGTTCTCGGACGGCAAGTCGATGCTCTCGCGCCTCATTCAGGGCCGCTGGCTGACGGCGAACGGCGTCGTCATGCTGCTGCCCGCGAACACCGTGAATGACGACGACATCGAAATCTACACGGACGAAACCCGCTCGCAAGTGGCGCTGACGTGGCGCAATCTGCGTCAGCAAAGCGTGCGTCCGGTCGTCGACGGCGTGATGCGCCCGAACCGATCGCTTGCAGATTTCATCGCGCCGAAGGACTCGGGCGTGAAGGACTACATCGGCCTGTTCGCGGTGACGGCGGGCCTGGGCGTCGATAAAAAGGAACAACAGTTCGAAGCCGATCACGACGACTACAGCGCGATCATGCTGAAGGCCCTGGCCGACCGTTTCGCGGAAGCCTTCGCCGAAGCGCTGCATGCGCGCGTGCGCCGCGAGTTGTGGGGCTACGCCGCGAGCGAGACGCTCGACAACGAGGCGCTCATCGCCGAGAAATACGCCGGGATTCGTCCGGCGCCGGGCTATCCGGCGTGCCCGGATCACCTCGTCAAACGCGATATGTTCGAAGTGCTTCAGGCAGAAGAAATCGGCATGAGCGTGACCGAGTCGCTCGCCATGCTGCCGGCGGCGAGCGTCTCCGGCTTCTTTATCGCGCATCCGGAGAGCACGTACTTTTCCGTGGGCAAGATCGGCGACGATCAACTGGCGAGCTATGCCGAGCGCATGGCCATCTCGACGGCGGATGCGGAGCGTGCACTCGCGCCGCAACGTTGA